Genomic window (Planococcus sp. MSAK28401):
TGCTATGGTGCTTGTGAGTTTTGATAAAACCGAAGCAGTTTTCAGTGAATCGCATATTGATTTGGCGCAATCCATTGCTGAAGCAACCGCTTCAACCTTATCCAATTTGTTGTATATGGAGAAGCAGGAGATGTTGATCCAGGAAAGAACCTCAGAAATACGTGTGAAAAATATCGAGCTGAAACAAGTGATCGCCCAGTTGAAGAGTCTCGGGCGGGAAAATGAATTGGTTTTGAGTTCGGTGGAAGAAGGAATTTTCGGGCTTGATCTGGATGGCAAAATCACTTTTTGCAACCGGGCGGCAGAAGTAACATTGGGATATGCGAAAGGTGAACTGATAGGGCAGTGCTATAGCATCATTTTGAATAAAGATACTGAATTATCGACGGATTCGCTTTCCCTGAAACAGGATTTGAAGTTCCGGAAAAAGAACGGTCTCGAGTTTTCGGTAGAATATGTCGTGTCTTCTGTGAAGGAAGAAGGAAAGATGATCGGGGAAGTCGTGACATTCCGGGATATAACGAAAAGAAAGCAATTGGAAAAAGAAATTACCCATCTTGCTTATTACGACCATTTGACGGACTTGCCGAATCGGGCATTGCTGGAGTATTTTCTAAAGCAGGAAATCGACAAAGCGAAATTAGCCGGGCAGAAATTAGCTGTGCTGTACCTGGATTTGGACCGCTTTAAAATCATCAATGACAGCCTTGGCCACAGCTATGGGGATATTTTATTGAAAGACGTCGCCAAACGGATAAGTCAATATGTGCCGGATCAGGCATTCGTTTCCCGCCAAGGAGGGGATGAATTCACCATTGTGCTGCCTGCGTTCGATAGCCTGGCAGAATTGATGGATTTAGTCGGACGCTTAGTGGATTCATTTGCGGATGCATTCATATTGAAAGGAAACGAAGTTCATATCAAAGCCAGCATCGGAATCAGCATGTTTCCTGAAGATGGCGAATCTGCAGAGATATTGATCAAAAATGCAGATGCCGCAATGTACAAGTCGAAGGAAAAATCCGGTACGTACTATCATTTCTTCAGAAGCGAGATGAATACCCGCAATATGGAAAGCATATTTCTTGAAAATGCATTGTATAAAGCATTGGAGAATGAAGAACTGTTGCTCCATTTCCAACCGCAAGTCGACTGCAGGACCGCAAGAGTTACAGGTGCCGAAGCATTGATTCGATGGAATCATCCGACCCGGGGCATGGTTTCCCCGATAGAATTTATACCGACAGCAGAAGCTACAGGGTTAATTGTGCCTATCGGGAAATGGGTGTTGGAGAAGGCCTGCATCCAATTAAAGAAATGGCATGAAGAAGGCCGTACCGAGATGTCAGTTTCTGTGAATATGTCGGGGAGGCAATTTGAAGAGGATGATTTGGTTTCGATGATTGAAAGCATACTAATGGAAACTGGTGCAGCTCCTGAATGCCTGCATATTGAATTGACTGAAAACCAGATTTTCAGAAATACTCATATGACACTTGATAAAATGAGGGAACTCAAAATGCTGGGGGTCAAAATCGCACTGGATGACTTTGGTACGGGATATTCATCGTTAGGGTATTTGAAAAATTTCCCAATCGACACATTGAAAATTGACCGATCTTTCATGGTCGATATTTTATCGAATAAAAACAACGCAGCCATTACGAGCACGATCATTACGCTTGCGCAAAATCTAGATTTGAATGTTATTGCAGAAGGTGTCGAGACAAAAGAGCAGCTGGATTTTCTGGCTGCGAGAAATTGCTTTAACATTCAAGGGTATTATTACAGTAAACCTTTGGAAGTGGGAGAATTGGCAAAGTATATGAAT
Coding sequences:
- a CDS encoding bifunctional diguanylate cyclase/phosphodiesterase; its protein translation is MEKNQTRYSRLAHITKLINTNLELRPLLEQVVMVISEEVMRCDSVGIYLPQEDGRFRGYVGKPEVINGMTLDMHVVDTDYDLLAKEVIETQQTIYIPDTANDPRPDPRAVAGFGIKSLLALPISYEGELYGLVFLFDYGIPMELTTNEIQTVEAYVNMAGVAIRNVNNLKRKESLLSEKQMLLDLTRDLSMSSLMPEVMEICLYYTGKVLNNDNIGVHLLDPVAGTKLKPSHLSAESEWDEEEWLERHKEMGFDPSTDPAFEAVMRSKKPLYILDVEKDNRVNQEMCKAFGIERMLILPFVTMGEMLGAMVLVSFDKTEAVFSESHIDLAQSIAEATASTLSNLLYMEKQEMLIQERTSEIRVKNIELKQVIAQLKSLGRENELVLSSVEEGIFGLDLDGKITFCNRAAEVTLGYAKGELIGQCYSIILNKDTELSTDSLSLKQDLKFRKKNGLEFSVEYVVSSVKEEGKMIGEVVTFRDITKRKQLEKEITHLAYYDHLTDLPNRALLEYFLKQEIDKAKLAGQKLAVLYLDLDRFKIINDSLGHSYGDILLKDVAKRISQYVPDQAFVSRQGGDEFTIVLPAFDSLAELMDLVGRLVDSFADAFILKGNEVHIKASIGISMFPEDGESAEILIKNADAAMYKSKEKSGTYYHFFRSEMNTRNMESIFLENALYKALENEELLLHFQPQVDCRTARVTGAEALIRWNHPTRGMVSPIEFIPTAEATGLIVPIGKWVLEKACIQLKKWHEEGRTEMSVSVNMSGRQFEEDDLVSMIESILMETGAAPECLHIELTENQIFRNTHMTLDKMRELKMLGVKIALDDFGTGYSSLGYLKNFPIDTLKIDRSFMVDILSNKNNAAITSTIITLAQNLDLNVIAEGVETKEQLDFLAARNCFNIQGYYYSKPLEVGELAKYMNRVAPILTSDFPRS